The Staphylococcus carnosus genome has a segment encoding these proteins:
- a CDS encoding S1 domain-containing RNA-binding protein → MSIEVGSKLKGKVTGIKKFGAFVELPEGKSGLVHISEVADKYVENVEEHLSVGDEVEVKVLSIADDGKISLSIKKAKDRPKRQHHRGGNNHHGKPAQSKPEDFEKKLSNFLKDSEEKMTSIKRQTESRRGGRGSRR, encoded by the coding sequence ATGTCAATCGAAGTAGGAAGCAAGCTTAAAGGGAAAGTCACTGGTATCAAGAAATTTGGTGCGTTTGTAGAATTACCTGAAGGGAAAAGTGGCTTAGTTCACATCAGTGAAGTTGCAGACAAGTACGTTGAAAATGTTGAAGAACATTTGTCTGTGGGAGATGAAGTAGAAGTTAAGGTACTATCTATTGCTGACGACGGCAAAATTAGTCTTTCAATTAAAAAAGCAAAAGATCGTCCAAAAAGACAACACCATAGAGGTGGCAATAACCACCACGGTAAACCAGCACAAAGTAAACCAGAGGACTTTGAAAAGAAATTAAGCAACTTCTTAAAAGATAGCGAAGAAAAAATGACTTCTATCAAACGTCAAACTGAATCAAGAAGAGGCGGCAGAGGTTCTAGACGCTAA
- a CDS encoding FtsB family cell division protein gives MNRKVEHMENRYIENENRKKKRHEMRKRVVKRRIMLFAGILLAIILILSIMVFTQIRSNADDAKERKAKEEKFQKQQDEEIALKEQLNNLNNKDYIEKIARDDYYLSNDGEVIFKLPKDKGKK, from the coding sequence ATGAATAGAAAAGTTGAACATATGGAGAATCGGTACATTGAAAATGAAAACCGCAAGAAAAAACGGCATGAGATGAGAAAACGTGTCGTGAAACGGCGTATTATGCTGTTTGCGGGTATTTTACTGGCGATTATCTTAATTCTTTCTATTATGGTGTTCACCCAAATCAGAAGCAATGCAGATGATGCTAAAGAACGAAAAGCGAAAGAAGAAAAATTTCAGAAGCAGCAAGATGAAGAAATTGCTTTAAAAGAACAGCTTAACAATTTGAATAATAAAGACTATATCGAGAAAATTGCACGTGATGATTATTATCTAAGTAATGACGGCGAAGTGATTTTCAAATTACCGAAAGATAAAGGTAAAAAGTAG
- a CDS encoding RNA-binding S4 domain-containing protein, with amino-acid sequence MRLDKYLKVSRLIKRRTLAKEVSDQGRVQVNGNTAKAGTDVKVGDEIVIRFGQRVVTIKVTGLNEHASKENAKGMYELVKEERINEND; translated from the coding sequence GTGAGATTAGACAAGTATTTAAAAGTTTCACGTTTAATCAAACGACGCACCTTGGCTAAAGAAGTCAGTGACCAAGGCCGTGTACAAGTCAACGGCAATACAGCTAAAGCCGGTACGGACGTGAAAGTCGGAGATGAGATTGTGATCCGCTTCGGCCAACGTGTGGTTACGATTAAAGTAACAGGATTAAATGAGCATGCTTCTAAAGAAAACGCTAAAGGCATGTATGAACTCGTCAAAGAAGAACGTATTAACGAAAATGATTAA
- a CDS encoding MazG nucleotide pyrophosphohydrolase domain-containing protein: MTHTITIAGLGNYGLDELPLGVYRYLINTPKVYARTLDHPVIQELRDTEQAEIEWMSFDDVYEAHDEFSEVYEEIVARLVEAAQSEDIVYAVPGHPRVAETTTALLTAYAASHDDVKVRVLGGKSFIDDVFEAVQADPNDGFTLLDGTALEASQLNIRTHTLITQVYSAMTAGDLKLTLMERYPDDYTVWIVDGARSTGAALIETPLFELDHHDIFSNLTSVFVPRIEDTDLMHRDFDFAESVIDTLVDDEKGCPWDKEQTHDSLKRYLLEETFELFEAIDNEDDWHMIEELGDILLQVMLHTSIGKKEGYMDVHEVIESMNDKMIRRHPHVFGEAHAENVEDLKAIWSEAKAEEGKQERVKFEKVFADHFMALYDDIKNKDYNEAELSAFLEKKEGK; encoded by the coding sequence ATGACACATACGATTACAATTGCAGGTTTAGGCAATTATGGACTTGATGAACTGCCTTTAGGTGTATACCGCTATTTAATCAATACACCTAAGGTTTATGCGCGTACACTGGACCACCCGGTGATTCAAGAATTGCGTGATACAGAACAAGCTGAAATAGAATGGATGAGTTTTGATGATGTTTACGAAGCACATGATGAATTTTCTGAGGTATATGAAGAAATTGTAGCGCGGTTAGTGGAAGCTGCACAATCAGAAGATATCGTCTATGCAGTGCCTGGGCATCCGAGAGTGGCTGAAACTACGACTGCACTCTTAACAGCATATGCAGCGAGCCATGATGATGTAAAAGTGCGAGTATTAGGCGGTAAAAGTTTCATTGATGACGTGTTTGAAGCGGTACAAGCAGATCCGAATGACGGCTTTACATTGTTGGACGGTACAGCTTTAGAAGCATCGCAATTGAATATTCGTACGCATACCTTGATTACACAAGTCTATAGTGCGATGACAGCGGGTGATTTAAAACTGACATTAATGGAACGCTATCCTGATGATTATACGGTATGGATTGTAGATGGCGCACGTAGTACAGGTGCAGCACTAATTGAAACGCCATTATTCGAACTAGATCATCATGATATTTTCAGTAATTTGACCAGCGTATTTGTGCCGCGTATTGAAGATACAGATTTAATGCATCGTGATTTTGATTTTGCGGAATCAGTCATTGATACTTTGGTAGATGATGAAAAAGGGTGTCCATGGGATAAAGAACAAACCCATGATTCATTGAAACGTTATTTACTAGAAGAAACTTTTGAATTGTTTGAAGCAATTGATAATGAAGATGATTGGCATATGATTGAAGAACTCGGAGATATTCTGCTTCAGGTAATGCTGCATACGAGTATCGGCAAAAAAGAAGGATACATGGATGTCCATGAAGTAATTGAAAGCATGAATGATAAAATGATCCGCCGTCATCCTCATGTTTTTGGAGAAGCGCACGCTGAAAATGTAGAGGATTTAAAAGCAATATGGTCAGAGGCAAAAGCTGAAGAAGGCAAACAAGAACGTGTTAAATTTGAGAAAGTATTTGCAGACCATTTTATGGCGTTGTATGATGATATCAAAAATAAAGACTATAATGAGGCAGAACTAAGCGCCTTTTTAGAAAAGAAAGAGGGAAAATAG
- a CDS encoding polysaccharide biosynthesis protein — translation MKRKSAFNGVVILTLALIAVKILSAIYRVPYQNVLGDAGLYAYQQVYPFLSLATILSMNAIPSAVTQNFGAHWTDKRISQVAIGIQTACFAIFLIVFSGASVIARIMGDMHLTPMIQMASCSFLVVGVLGVLRGSYQSRQQMELPAYSQVIEQIVRVGIILAMIVVFAVGHGTIYQIGKWSILASALGFLAASLFLIWKRPFRFQWQWRENDIESQVWKRLTAAIIIFSASHLIVTTWQLMDSFSVIRELQHYGLSFKESIVQKGIYDRGASFIQIGLIVTTTFCFVLIPLLTNAFREGRFERMNRYANASLKITVTISVAAGVGLMNLLPLMNRVFFKNDVLTATLVIYMLTVICVSLIMVNIALLEVRRQSRLILITFAAGALLKLVLNVLLIPRIGIIGASISTVLSLCLFAGVLQWRAFRFYRFRHLRTFVMKLIISMVGMTLTVQVVMWLLPTTERLSGMLELLVAAIAGVAVVVAAIIGLNLLTYKELQHMPFGDKLYHFKKGRKR, via the coding sequence ATGAAGCGTAAATCAGCCTTTAATGGCGTGGTCATTCTGACACTCGCTTTAATTGCGGTTAAAATACTGAGTGCAATTTATCGAGTGCCTTATCAAAATGTATTAGGTGATGCGGGACTGTATGCGTACCAGCAAGTGTATCCATTTTTATCGCTGGCTACGATTTTGTCTATGAATGCGATTCCGAGTGCGGTGACACAAAACTTCGGTGCACATTGGACAGACAAACGTATCAGCCAAGTTGCAATCGGCATACAGACGGCTTGTTTTGCGATATTTTTAATCGTCTTTTCAGGTGCTTCTGTGATTGCGCGTATTATGGGCGATATGCATTTGACACCGATGATACAAATGGCGAGCTGCAGTTTCTTGGTGGTCGGTGTACTTGGCGTTTTGCGGGGCAGTTATCAATCGCGTCAACAAATGGAATTGCCGGCTTACTCACAAGTGATTGAACAAATTGTGCGTGTCGGTATCATTTTAGCGATGATCGTCGTTTTTGCGGTCGGTCACGGCACGATTTATCAAATTGGTAAATGGTCGATACTTGCTTCAGCGCTCGGTTTCTTAGCTGCATCGTTGTTCCTGATATGGAAAAGACCGTTTCGCTTTCAATGGCAGTGGCGTGAAAATGATATAGAAAGCCAAGTTTGGAAACGTTTGACTGCAGCAATTATCATTTTCTCAGCCTCTCATTTAATTGTGACAACATGGCAATTGATGGATAGTTTCAGTGTCATACGTGAATTGCAGCATTATGGACTTTCATTTAAAGAATCTATTGTACAAAAAGGGATTTATGACCGCGGTGCTTCTTTTATTCAAATCGGTCTGATTGTGACGACAACTTTTTGTTTTGTCTTAATTCCTTTATTGACGAATGCATTCAGAGAAGGGCGCTTTGAGCGTATGAATCGTTATGCGAATGCTTCTTTGAAGATCACAGTAACCATTAGTGTAGCAGCAGGTGTCGGATTAATGAATCTGCTGCCGTTGATGAATCGTGTGTTCTTTAAAAATGATGTGTTGACGGCTACTTTAGTCATTTATATGCTAACGGTTATTTGTGTATCGCTGATTATGGTCAATATTGCGCTGCTTGAGGTACGTCGTCAGTCACGTTTAATTTTAATTACCTTTGCGGCAGGAGCGTTATTGAAATTAGTGCTGAATGTCTTGTTGATTCCGCGTATCGGTATTATCGGCGCGAGTATCAGTACGGTTTTATCGTTATGTTTATTTGCGGGTGTCTTGCAATGGCGTGCATTTCGCTTCTACCGCTTCAGACATTTGCGTACGTTTGTGATGAAATTAATCATTTCGATGGTCGGTATGACGCTCACGGTACAGGTGGTGATGTGGCTGCTTCCGACAACTGAACGTTTATCAGGTATGTTGGAATTGCTTGTTGCAGCTATAGCTGGTGTAGCAGTGGTGGTTGCTGCCATTATAGGATTGAACTTGCTGACTTATAAAGAACTGCAGCATATGCCGTTTGGAGATAAATTGTATCACTTTAAGAAAGGACGAAAACGATGA
- the mfd gene encoding transcription-repair coupling factor has translation MKSIITDYINKDKRYEELNDAFGQENVLVTGLSGAVKATMMAEKYLSSDRPLVVVTNNLYQADKLEADIQQYINDDEIYKYPLQDIMTEEFSTQSPQLMSERVRTLTGLAEGQRGFFIIPLNGLKKLQTPVDIWQSHQLKLSVGDDIDVDDFLNKLVDMGYRRETAVSHIGEFSLRGGIIDIYPLIGAPVRIELFDTEVDSIRQFDIESQRSEENQETVEITSASDYIITDDVLKRIKTQLKEAYENTRPKIDKSVRNDVKDTYESFLQFDSNFVDHQVIRRLVTFMYEQPATLVDYISNNAIIAVDEYNRVKDTEETLTTEVNDFMTQLIESGKGFIGQQFMNDKAFEELINTRNITYFTLFTTSMPVKLNNIIKFSSKPVQQFYGQYDIMRSEFQRYVNNGYTVVVLVETETKKERVKSMMNEMHIPVVEGTAGEHMEGGHAVIVEGSLSEGFELPYMQLAVVTERELFKSKQKKAKKRTQTMSNAERIKSYQDLKIGDYVVHVHHGVGRYLGVETLEVGDVHRDYIKIQYKGTDQLFVPVDQMDQVQKYVASEDKTPRLNKLGGTEWKKTKAKVQQSVEDIADELIELYREREMAQGYQYGADSEQQHEFEMDFPYDLTADQSKSIVEIKDDMEKERPMDRLLCGDVGYGKTEVALRAAFKAVMEGKQVAFLVPTTILAQQHYETLIERMQDFPVNIELMSRFRTPKEVKETKKGLEDGTVDIVVGTHKLLAKDVKYKDLGLLVVDEEQRFGVRHKERIKSLKTNVDVLTLTATPIPRTLHMSMLGVRDLSVIETPPENRFPVQTYVLEQNSNFIKEALERELSRGGQAFYLYNKVQSIYEKKEQLQMLMPEANIGVAHGRMTERELEDTMIGFVDGEYDILVTTTIIETGVDVPNANTLIIEDADRFGLSQLYQLRGRVGRSSRVGYAYFLHPTNKVLSETAEERLQAIKEFTELGSGFKIAMRDLNIRGAGNLLGKQQHGFIDSVGFDLYSQMLEEAVNEKRGIKEETTTPEIEIDLNMDVYLPTEYIPNEQSKIEIYKKLRQIENEEQLMDIKDELIDRFNEYPIQVERLLDIVEMRIHALNVGVLHIKDTGKAVEVQLSEKGTEDINGEALFKQTLPLGRDMKVGVEDGAMKVTLAKNKRAGAWFDRLKFLMKSLEESMVIPDEA, from the coding sequence GTGAAATCAATAATTACAGATTATATAAATAAAGATAAACGATATGAAGAGTTAAACGATGCATTTGGTCAAGAGAATGTTTTAGTAACTGGCCTTTCAGGTGCTGTCAAAGCAACGATGATGGCAGAGAAGTATCTCTCATCTGATCGTCCGCTTGTAGTAGTCACAAATAACCTCTATCAAGCAGATAAGTTAGAGGCAGACATACAACAATATATTAATGATGATGAAATTTACAAGTATCCGCTTCAAGACATCATGACTGAAGAGTTTTCTACCCAAAGTCCTCAATTGATGAGTGAACGTGTACGTACCCTTACTGGTTTAGCCGAAGGACAGCGAGGGTTCTTTATCATACCTTTAAACGGGCTGAAAAAATTACAAACACCTGTCGATATCTGGCAGTCACACCAACTTAAATTATCAGTAGGTGACGATATTGATGTTGATGATTTCCTTAATAAATTAGTCGATATGGGTTATCGTCGAGAAACTGCTGTTTCGCATATCGGAGAATTCTCATTACGCGGAGGTATCATTGATATTTATCCGTTAATCGGCGCACCTGTACGTATTGAGCTATTTGATACAGAAGTGGATTCAATCCGTCAATTCGATATAGAATCACAACGTTCTGAAGAAAATCAAGAGACAGTAGAAATTACCTCAGCCAGTGATTATATTATTACGGATGATGTGCTTAAGCGTATCAAAACACAATTAAAAGAAGCATATGAAAATACACGCCCTAAAATTGATAAGTCAGTACGCAATGACGTTAAAGATACGTACGAAAGCTTTTTACAATTCGACAGCAACTTTGTTGATCACCAAGTCATCCGTCGATTAGTTACTTTTATGTATGAACAGCCTGCAACACTTGTAGACTATATCAGCAACAATGCGATTATCGCTGTAGATGAATACAATAGAGTAAAAGATACAGAAGAAACTTTAACAACAGAAGTCAATGACTTTATGACGCAATTAATCGAAAGCGGAAAAGGTTTTATCGGCCAGCAGTTTATGAATGATAAAGCTTTTGAAGAACTTATCAACACGAGAAATATTACGTACTTCACACTTTTCACTACGAGTATGCCGGTCAAATTAAATAACATTATTAAATTCTCAAGTAAACCTGTTCAACAATTTTATGGACAATATGATATTATGCGTTCGGAATTTCAACGTTATGTCAACAACGGCTATACAGTAGTCGTCTTAGTTGAAACAGAAACGAAAAAAGAACGCGTTAAATCAATGATGAATGAGATGCATATTCCAGTTGTAGAAGGTACAGCAGGAGAACATATGGAAGGCGGCCACGCAGTCATTGTCGAAGGCAGTCTTTCAGAAGGTTTTGAACTGCCGTATATGCAATTAGCTGTTGTGACAGAACGTGAATTATTCAAGTCTAAACAGAAAAAAGCTAAAAAACGCACACAGACAATGAGCAATGCAGAACGTATTAAATCTTATCAAGATTTAAAAATCGGAGACTATGTAGTCCATGTCCATCATGGTGTCGGTCGTTATTTAGGTGTAGAAACACTTGAAGTCGGAGATGTACATCGCGATTACATCAAAATCCAATACAAAGGGACAGACCAACTATTTGTACCTGTCGATCAAATGGATCAAGTGCAGAAGTACGTTGCTTCTGAAGATAAAACACCGAGACTTAATAAACTTGGCGGTACGGAATGGAAGAAAACGAAAGCTAAAGTTCAACAAAGTGTTGAAGATATCGCAGATGAATTGATTGAGCTGTATCGTGAACGTGAAATGGCACAAGGTTATCAATATGGCGCAGATTCTGAACAACAACATGAATTTGAAATGGACTTCCCATATGATTTAACAGCAGACCAAAGTAAATCTATAGTAGAAATCAAAGATGACATGGAAAAAGAACGTCCTATGGATCGTCTGCTTTGCGGTGATGTGGGTTATGGTAAAACAGAAGTTGCCCTGCGTGCTGCTTTTAAAGCTGTAATGGAAGGCAAACAAGTGGCTTTCTTGGTTCCGACAACTATCTTAGCACAGCAACACTATGAAACATTAATCGAACGTATGCAAGATTTCCCGGTAAATATTGAGTTGATGAGTCGTTTTCGTACACCGAAAGAAGTTAAAGAAACTAAAAAAGGTTTGGAAGACGGTACAGTCGACATTGTCGTAGGGACACATAAACTCTTAGCTAAAGATGTGAAGTATAAAGATTTAGGATTGCTTGTAGTCGATGAAGAACAACGTTTTGGCGTAAGACATAAAGAACGTATTAAATCATTGAAAACAAACGTTGATGTTTTGACATTGACAGCAACACCGATTCCGCGTACGTTGCATATGAGTATGCTTGGAGTACGTGATTTATCTGTTATTGAAACACCGCCGGAAAACCGCTTCCCAGTCCAAACTTATGTCCTAGAACAAAATTCGAATTTCATCAAAGAAGCACTTGAACGCGAATTATCACGCGGCGGCCAAGCGTTCTATTTATACAACAAAGTACAATCTATCTATGAGAAGAAAGAACAATTGCAAATGCTGATGCCTGAAGCCAATATCGGTGTGGCACATGGTCGTATGACAGAACGTGAACTAGAAGATACGATGATTGGATTCGTCGACGGAGAATACGATATTTTAGTCACTACAACAATTATTGAAACCGGCGTAGACGTGCCGAATGCGAATACTTTGATTATTGAAGATGCAGACCGTTTCGGTTTGAGCCAATTGTATCAATTGCGCGGACGTGTCGGCCGTTCATCTCGTGTCGGTTATGCTTACTTCTTGCATCCGACAAACAAAGTGTTGTCTGAAACAGCAGAAGAACGTCTGCAAGCTATCAAAGAGTTTACAGAACTCGGCAGCGGCTTCAAAATTGCGATGCGTGATTTGAATATTCGCGGTGCCGGCAACTTGCTTGGTAAACAGCAGCACGGCTTTATTGATTCAGTCGGTTTCGACTTGTACTCACAAATGTTAGAAGAAGCAGTTAACGAAAAACGCGGCATCAAAGAAGAAACAACCACACCAGAAATCGAAATTGACTTGAACATGGATGTATATCTGCCGACAGAATATATCCCGAATGAACAATCTAAAATTGAAATCTATAAAAAACTCCGTCAAATTGAAAATGAAGAGCAGTTAATGGATATTAAAGATGAATTGATTGATCGTTTCAATGAATATCCAATTCAAGTTGAACGTTTGCTGGATATTGTTGAAATGCGTATTCATGCATTGAATGTCGGTGTACTGCATATTAAAGACACTGGTAAAGCAGTTGAAGTCCAACTGTCTGAAAAAGGTACAGAAGATATTAACGGCGAAGCATTATTCAAACAAACCTTGCCTTTAGGACGCGACATGAAAGTCGGTGTTGAAGATGGTGCAATGAAAGTCACATTGGCTAAAAATAAACGCGCCGGTGCATGGTTCGATCGTCTGAAATTCTTAATGAAATCATTGGAAGAAAGTATGGTTATACCGGATGAAGCGTAA
- the pth gene encoding aminoacyl-tRNA hydrolase, translating to MKCIVGLGNIGKRFEQTKHNIGFEVIDYLLESNQFKLDKQKFRGAYTIERLGGEKVLLIEPMTMMNLSGEAVGPLMDYYNVDPEDLLVLYDDLDLPQGQVRLRQKGSAGGHNGMKSIIQHLGTDNFKRIRIGIGRPTNGMSVPDYVLQKFSKQEMETMNKVIEHSAHAVEDYVSNSRFDHVMNEYNGEVS from the coding sequence ATGAAGTGTATTGTCGGATTAGGCAATATCGGTAAACGATTCGAACAAACAAAACATAATATCGGCTTCGAAGTGATAGATTATCTATTGGAGTCTAATCAATTTAAATTAGATAAACAAAAATTCCGCGGTGCATATACAATTGAACGACTTGGCGGAGAGAAGGTATTACTCATTGAACCGATGACAATGATGAACTTATCAGGAGAAGCTGTAGGTCCATTAATGGATTATTATAATGTAGATCCAGAAGACTTATTAGTTCTTTATGATGATTTAGATTTACCGCAAGGGCAAGTGCGTTTGCGTCAAAAAGGAAGTGCCGGGGGTCATAATGGAATGAAATCGATTATCCAGCATCTTGGTACAGATAACTTTAAACGTATTCGTATCGGGATCGGCAGACCGACGAACGGCATGTCAGTTCCTGATTATGTATTACAGAAATTTTCGAAACAAGAAATGGAAACAATGAATAAAGTAATAGAACATTCTGCACATGCGGTTGAAGATTATGTTTCTAATTCTCGATTTGATCATGTGATGAATGAATATAATGGTGAGGTCTCGTGA
- a CDS encoding 50S ribosomal protein L25/general stress protein Ctc yields MASLKSIIRQGKQRRSDLTAIRNSGKVPAVMYGYGQKNVSVKVDEVEFIKVIREVGRNGVIDLGVGSKTIKVMVADYQFDPLKNQITHIDFLAINMSEERTVEVPVHLVGEAVGAKEGGVVDQPLFNLEVTATPENIPEYLEVEISGLEIGDSLSVADLNTTGDFTIENEPEATVVTVVPPTQGPSEAEIEEVEAGDADTPEPEVVGEKEEDEE; encoded by the coding sequence ATGGCTTCATTAAAGTCTATTATCCGTCAAGGTAAACAAAGACGTTCTGATTTAACAGCAATCAGAAACTCAGGTAAAGTACCAGCAGTTATGTATGGTTACGGTCAAAAAAACGTATCAGTTAAAGTTGATGAAGTAGAATTCATCAAAGTTATCCGTGAAGTTGGACGTAACGGTGTTATCGATTTAGGCGTAGGTTCTAAAACAATCAAAGTAATGGTTGCAGACTACCAATTCGATCCACTTAAAAACCAAATCACTCACATCGACTTCTTAGCAATCAACATGAGTGAAGAACGTACTGTTGAAGTACCTGTACACTTAGTTGGTGAAGCAGTAGGCGCTAAAGAAGGCGGCGTAGTTGACCAACCATTATTCAACCTTGAAGTAACAGCTACTCCAGAAAACATTCCTGAATATCTTGAAGTAGAAATTTCTGGATTAGAAATCGGCGACAGCTTATCAGTTGCTGATTTAAACACTACTGGTGACTTCACTATTGAAAACGAACCAGAAGCTACAGTTGTAACTGTAGTACCTCCAACTCAAGGACCAAGCGAAGCTGAAATTGAAGAAGTTGAAGCTGGCGATGCAGATACTCCTGAACCAGAAGTTGTTGGAGAAAAAGAAGAAGACGAAGAATAA
- a CDS encoding ribose-phosphate diphosphokinase, translated as MLANEYKNSSLKIFSLKGNEPLAHEVADDIGIELGKCSVKRFSDGEIQINIEESIRGCDVFIIQPTSYPVNVHLMELLIMIDACKRASAATINIVVPYYGYARQDRKARSREPITAKLVANLIQVAGADRMIALDLHAPQIQGFFDIPIDHLMGVPILAKYFKENPDIDPEETVVVSPDHGGVTRARKLADILKTPIAIIDKRRPKPNVAEVMNIVGEIDGRTAIIIDDIIDTAGTITLAAQALKDKGAKEVYACCTHPVLSGPAKERIENSAIKELIVTNSIRLDEERKPENTTELSVAGLIAQAIVRVYERESVSVLFD; from the coding sequence ATGTTAGCTAATGAATATAAAAATTCATCTTTAAAGATTTTCTCGTTGAAAGGAAATGAGCCGCTTGCACATGAGGTAGCCGATGATATCGGTATTGAATTAGGGAAATGTTCAGTAAAACGTTTCAGTGACGGCGAAATTCAAATCAATATTGAAGAAAGCATCAGAGGTTGCGACGTATTTATTATTCAACCGACATCTTATCCGGTTAACGTACATTTAATGGAATTACTCATCATGATCGACGCATGTAAACGTGCTTCTGCGGCTACAATTAACATTGTGGTTCCTTACTATGGTTACGCACGTCAAGACAGAAAAGCGCGCAGCCGTGAACCAATCACTGCTAAACTTGTTGCTAACTTAATCCAAGTAGCAGGTGCAGACCGTATGATCGCTTTAGACTTGCATGCACCGCAAATCCAAGGATTCTTTGATATTCCAATCGACCACTTAATGGGTGTACCGATCTTAGCGAAATACTTCAAAGAAAATCCAGATATCGACCCAGAAGAAACAGTCGTTGTTTCACCTGACCATGGTGGTGTAACACGTGCACGTAAATTAGCAGACATTTTAAAAACACCGATTGCAATTATCGATAAACGACGTCCGAAACCGAATGTTGCCGAAGTTATGAACATTGTAGGCGAAATCGATGGACGCACTGCCATTATTATTGATGACATTATCGATACTGCAGGTACAATCACTTTAGCAGCACAAGCGTTGAAAGATAAAGGTGCCAAAGAAGTTTACGCTTGTTGTACGCACCCAGTACTTTCTGGTCCAGCTAAAGAACGTATTGAAAACTCAGCAATTAAAGAATTAATCGTAACAAATTCAATCCGCTTAGATGAGGAACGTAAACCTGAAAATACAACTGAATTATCAGTTGCAGGACTTATAGCGCAAGCAATTGTACGCGTTTACGAAAGAGAATCTGTCAGCGTATTATTCGACTAA